From the genome of Thermogutta terrifontis, one region includes:
- the speA gene encoding biosynthetic arginine decarboxylase, translated as MLQLDAQARRWTVADAEELYEVRSWGKGYFSVNAAGHVCVHPEKDPKRSIDLKHLVDRLVVRGIQTPVLLRFGGILKHRLGEIKNAFSDAIRDHNYTGGYHLVYPIKVNQQRQVVEEILRYGAPYKFGLEAGSKPELLAVIALADNDTPIVCNGFKDARFIETAMLAQKMGRNIFLVVEKYTDLELILRYAREVGVRPNIGVRVKLAAMGSGRWQSSGGHRSKFGLTVSEILRALRELKEHEMADCFKLLHFHLGSQITNIRHIKAALTEGARVYADLYKQGAGLQYLDVGGGLGVDYDGSQTTFESSVNYTLEEYANDVVYHIQHVCDDAGVPHPTIFSESGRAVVAYNSVLVFNVLGVADRGENGIPEKIPEDAEQCLHDLLQTYEALNVRNLLESFHDAQEALENTINLFNNGYMSLEERAFAENIYWAICRKIYRLMQHLDYVPEELEVLESLLSETYFCNFSLFQSLPDSWAIKQLFPIMPIHRLTEQPTRRGILADITCDSDGKIDRFIDRHDVKRSLPLHEFRGEPYYIGVFLVGAYQEILGDLHNLFGDTNAVHVGLDEDGDVVVETVINGDTVREVLSYVEFDPNTLVVRLRNSLEEAIRRGRIDDRQAGRLLRFYESGLEGYTYLENPAE; from the coding sequence ATGCTGCAACTCGATGCCCAAGCACGCCGGTGGACGGTGGCCGATGCCGAGGAGCTCTATGAGGTCCGGAGCTGGGGTAAGGGGTATTTCTCCGTCAACGCCGCTGGGCATGTCTGCGTGCACCCGGAAAAAGACCCCAAGCGCTCCATCGACCTCAAACACCTCGTCGATCGCTTGGTCGTTCGCGGCATCCAGACTCCGGTTCTGCTCCGGTTCGGGGGCATTCTCAAGCACCGTCTGGGAGAGATCAAGAACGCTTTCAGCGATGCGATCCGCGACCACAACTACACCGGCGGATACCACCTCGTTTACCCCATTAAGGTGAATCAGCAGCGGCAGGTGGTGGAAGAGATTCTCCGTTACGGAGCCCCCTACAAGTTCGGGTTGGAAGCTGGCAGTAAACCCGAATTGCTGGCGGTCATCGCCCTCGCCGATAACGACACCCCCATCGTCTGCAATGGATTCAAGGACGCCCGGTTCATCGAAACGGCCATGCTGGCCCAAAAGATGGGCCGCAACATCTTCCTGGTCGTGGAAAAATACACTGACCTAGAGTTGATCCTGCGTTATGCGCGGGAGGTGGGCGTTCGCCCGAATATCGGTGTCCGTGTCAAACTGGCGGCGATGGGTTCCGGTCGATGGCAATCTTCGGGGGGCCATCGTTCCAAATTCGGCCTGACGGTGAGCGAAATCCTGCGGGCCTTGCGGGAGCTGAAAGAGCACGAGATGGCCGACTGCTTCAAGCTCCTTCACTTTCATCTGGGAAGCCAGATCACGAACATCCGCCACATCAAGGCCGCCCTTACCGAAGGTGCCCGAGTTTACGCCGATCTCTACAAGCAGGGCGCCGGCTTGCAGTATCTGGATGTGGGCGGCGGACTGGGTGTGGATTACGACGGCTCCCAGACCACCTTTGAGTCCAGCGTCAATTACACCCTGGAAGAATACGCGAACGACGTGGTCTACCACATCCAGCACGTGTGCGATGACGCGGGTGTACCGCATCCCACGATTTTCTCCGAAAGCGGTCGGGCCGTCGTCGCCTACAACAGTGTTCTGGTTTTCAATGTGCTGGGGGTTGCCGATCGCGGTGAAAATGGAATTCCCGAGAAAATCCCCGAGGATGCGGAGCAGTGTCTGCACGACCTCCTGCAAACGTACGAAGCCCTCAATGTCCGCAATTTGCTGGAAAGCTTCCACGACGCGCAGGAAGCTCTGGAGAACACGATCAATCTCTTCAATAATGGCTACATGTCGCTTGAAGAACGGGCCTTCGCTGAGAACATTTACTGGGCCATCTGCCGCAAGATTTACCGGCTGATGCAGCATTTGGACTACGTTCCCGAGGAACTGGAAGTGCTGGAATCCCTGCTCAGCGAAACGTACTTCTGCAATTTTTCACTCTTTCAATCCCTGCCGGATAGCTGGGCCATCAAACAGCTCTTTCCCATCATGCCCATTCACCGTCTGACAGAACAACCGACGCGCCGCGGCATCCTGGCAGACATCACCTGCGACTCCGACGGCAAAATCGACCGTTTCATTGATCGGCATGATGTCAAGCGATCGCTGCCACTCCACGAGTTCCGTGGCGAGCCGTATTACATCGGTGTCTTCCTCGTGGGGGCGTATCAGGAGATTCTCGGCGATCTCCACAATCTGTTCGGTGATACCAATGCCGTCCACGTCGGACTCGATGAAGACGGCGACGTCGTGGTGGAGACGGTGATCAACGGCGATACTGTTCGCGAAGTGCTCTCCTACGTGGAATTCGATCCCAACACCCTTGTGGTTCGGCTGAGAAACAGCCTCGAAGAAGCGATTCGGCGAGGCCGCATCGACGATCGCCAGGCCGGAAGATTGCTGCGTTTCTATGAGTCCGGACTGGAAGGGTACACGTATCTGGAAAATCCAGCCGAATAA
- a CDS encoding ABC transporter ATP-binding protein, translating into MADQILLHVRHLKKYFPKREGLLSRITRYTRAVDDVSFAIRKGETLGLVGESGCGKTTLGRTILRLIEPTSGDIFFAGRNIVTCRGPELRNLRRFMQIVFQDPFSSLNPRMTIGSIVEEGLIVHPDLLQEKKKDDPSAVPQRLSQAEQQRRRRELVAAILREVGLDPDMMTRYPHELSGGQRQRVSIARALVLRPDFVVLDEPLSALDVSIQSQIINLLVELREKRHLTYLFISHDLSVVEYLSDRVAVMYLGEIVELADSRRLYAEPLHPYTQALLSAIPTMDPKSGRQRIILEGDPPSPDNPPAGCRFHPRCPRRMDICRTEPPRILNLGGHYVRCHAVEKDLAGRGEFVEEMDAPETTVSGPAATR; encoded by the coding sequence ATGGCTGACCAGATCCTCCTTCACGTTCGTCACCTCAAGAAGTACTTTCCCAAGCGGGAAGGGCTGCTTTCCCGTATCACGCGCTACACCCGGGCAGTGGACGACGTCTCGTTTGCCATCCGCAAGGGCGAGACGCTCGGCCTGGTGGGCGAATCGGGTTGCGGTAAGACAACCCTCGGCCGAACGATCCTCCGCCTCATCGAACCGACCAGCGGGGACATTTTTTTTGCTGGACGGAATATTGTGACCTGCCGCGGTCCCGAACTTCGCAACCTCCGGCGGTTCATGCAAATCGTGTTTCAGGATCCATTCAGCTCCCTCAATCCACGAATGACCATCGGCAGCATCGTCGAGGAAGGGCTCATCGTCCATCCCGACTTACTTCAGGAGAAGAAAAAGGACGATCCGTCCGCGGTTCCCCAGCGGCTGTCGCAGGCGGAACAGCAGCGAAGACGCCGGGAACTGGTGGCCGCCATCCTCCGCGAAGTCGGACTCGATCCCGACATGATGACACGCTATCCGCACGAACTGTCCGGGGGACAACGCCAGCGAGTGAGCATCGCCCGGGCGCTTGTCCTTCGACCGGACTTCGTCGTCCTTGACGAGCCGCTCTCCGCCCTGGATGTGTCCATCCAGTCGCAAATCATCAATTTGCTGGTCGAATTGCGAGAAAAACGTCACCTCACGTATCTCTTTATTTCCCACGATTTGTCCGTGGTGGAATACCTTTCCGACCGCGTGGCGGTGATGTACCTGGGCGAGATCGTGGAGCTTGCCGACAGCCGACGACTGTATGCCGAACCTCTCCATCCCTACACGCAGGCGCTCCTGTCAGCGATTCCGACGATGGATCCGAAGAGCGGCCGACAGCGGATCATTCTGGAAGGCGATCCGCCGAGTCCCGACAATCCTCCGGCGGGTTGTCGCTTTCATCCACGGTGTCCTCGCCGGATGGATATCTGTCGCACGGAACCTCCGCGGATTCTGAATCTCGGCGGCCACTACGTTCGATGTCATGCCGTGGAGAAGGACCTGGCGGGTCGTGGCGAATTTGTCGAGGAAATGGACGCCCCTGAAACCACGGTCAGTGGCCCCGCGGCGACGCGCTGA
- the sppA gene encoding signal peptide peptidase SppA: protein MTTDNSPPVVAAVVPPQPPIVVRRWSVGAIIVIVLLLLGLIFSAFLNMMLLGMVGLRLFETPKVREEYFSHSKTARDKVVIMSLEGLILDGRGFMKDQIDQVIEDESVKAVVLRINSPGGTVSGADYIYHHLKKMKEKRNIPLVVSMGAIAASGGYYVAMAVGDTPRSIYAEPTTWTGSIGVVIPHYNAAELAEKIGIQEDSVASHRLKTMGSILRPMTEEERKIFQGLVDESFERFKEIVKSGRPVFRKQAALLDKLATGQVFTAQQAKADGLIDEIGFLEDAVDRAIELAGLDPENVRVVQYKKEPTMADILFGDTVRFPIRPAGADWSWLLELSVPRAYYLFWQGPALLRSGS, encoded by the coding sequence ATGACTACCGACAATTCTCCGCCGGTCGTGGCTGCGGTGGTTCCCCCGCAACCTCCGATCGTCGTTCGTCGCTGGAGTGTGGGGGCCATTATCGTTATTGTCCTGTTGCTGCTGGGGCTCATTTTTTCCGCCTTTCTGAACATGATGCTGCTGGGGATGGTCGGGCTTCGTCTGTTCGAGACGCCGAAAGTGCGGGAGGAATATTTCTCACATTCCAAAACAGCCCGGGACAAAGTGGTCATTATGTCGCTGGAGGGCCTCATCCTGGACGGCCGGGGGTTCATGAAGGACCAGATCGACCAGGTCATTGAGGACGAGTCGGTCAAGGCGGTGGTGCTGCGGATTAATTCGCCGGGGGGAACCGTCAGTGGCGCCGATTACATTTACCACCATCTCAAGAAGATGAAAGAAAAGCGGAACATTCCGCTGGTGGTGAGTATGGGGGCCATCGCGGCCAGTGGGGGCTATTATGTGGCCATGGCCGTGGGGGATACACCCCGCTCGATCTACGCCGAACCGACAACCTGGACCGGTTCCATCGGTGTGGTCATCCCGCATTACAACGCCGCGGAGCTCGCCGAAAAAATCGGCATCCAGGAGGATTCGGTGGCCAGCCATCGGTTGAAGACGATGGGGAGTATTCTCCGGCCGATGACCGAGGAAGAGCGGAAAATCTTCCAGGGGCTTGTTGACGAGAGCTTTGAAAGGTTTAAAGAGATTGTCAAATCCGGCCGACCTGTCTTTCGCAAACAAGCGGCCCTACTGGATAAGTTGGCCACCGGCCAGGTGTTCACAGCCCAGCAGGCCAAGGCCGATGGCTTGATCGACGAGATCGGGTTCCTTGAAGATGCGGTTGACCGCGCGATCGAACTGGCCGGGCTCGATCCGGAGAATGTCCGGGTGGTCCAGTACAAAAAGGAACCGACCATGGCGGACATCCTCTTCGGGGACACGGTGCGTTTCCCAATCCGACCAGCCGGCGCGGATTGGTCGTGGCTGCTGGAATTGAGCGTTCCCCGAGCCTATTATCTCTTCTGGCAGGGACCCGCGCTTCTCCGCAGCGGATCGTGA
- a CDS encoding peptide-binding protein, whose translation MAEHQNHAAITLHPLTARCVWQNWRIRFTLAALCIGLTLVGCSRTDSGSSAQESKGISQSAAESAGGTSPAKPRLTRAGVPPAENDVLLLSYPDDPDTLNPITASDTVSEAFQSRVYETLAEPRFDNPDEWEPVLAEKWEFDEKNLEFTIHLRKGVKWHPMKLPNGKPLPEAELTSRDVTFTFDCVLNPNVEAAHIRSYYEDPTATDESQRSMIEYRAVDKYTVKVRWKKPYFLAKEFTLGGVPIIPRHVFSVNATGEPISFDFSSKEFADGFNNHWANKMMCGTGPMIFKEWVSQQRLVLVRNPDYWGNPYYFSGVVYRCISNPNTNTQMLLQNQLDFAGIPDKDQFLQAKQHPNVLAKKVNLVDFAYPGYRYIGYNLTKPVFRDKEFRWALAYVIPVDTIIEKVFRGLAERTTGPFLPGSSSYDSSLPPIPYDPTKAKELLTKAGWQDTDNDGVLDKVIDGVKVPARFELMIYTDAPSYRQIAEIIKEECRKIGIDVQIAPTKWNLMLQKLRKREYEAAMLGWALSWKQDPFQLWHSSQAEVPDSSNHVAYRNPEVDKLIEELRVTMDEQKQHELYKQIHRRIYEDQPYTFLFTDRATGGYDTRLQNIKFYKIRPCYDSREWYASRPRAVGP comes from the coding sequence ATGGCCGAGCATCAAAATCATGCCGCGATCACTTTGCATCCGCTAACCGCAAGGTGTGTGTGGCAGAATTGGAGAATTCGCTTTACGCTGGCCGCTTTGTGCATCGGCCTCACTCTGGTGGGATGCAGCCGGACCGACTCCGGAAGCTCCGCCCAAGAGAGCAAGGGAATATCGCAAAGCGCGGCTGAATCGGCGGGCGGGACCAGCCCTGCCAAACCACGTCTTACCCGAGCTGGTGTTCCCCCCGCCGAAAACGATGTGCTTTTACTCAGTTACCCAGACGACCCAGATACCCTCAACCCGATCACGGCATCGGATACTGTCTCCGAGGCGTTCCAATCGCGGGTGTACGAAACTCTGGCGGAACCGCGGTTTGACAATCCCGACGAGTGGGAGCCGGTGCTCGCAGAGAAATGGGAGTTCGACGAGAAAAATCTCGAATTTACCATTCACCTCCGCAAAGGGGTGAAGTGGCACCCCATGAAGTTGCCGAATGGTAAACCACTTCCCGAGGCTGAACTGACCTCCCGCGACGTCACGTTCACGTTCGATTGCGTCCTCAATCCCAATGTCGAGGCCGCCCATATTCGCAGTTATTACGAAGATCCCACCGCCACAGACGAAAGCCAGCGGTCGATGATCGAATATCGGGCGGTGGACAAGTACACCGTGAAGGTCCGGTGGAAGAAGCCCTATTTTTTGGCCAAAGAATTCACGCTGGGCGGCGTGCCGATCATTCCGCGGCACGTTTTTTCGGTGAACGCCACTGGGGAACCGATCTCTTTTGATTTCTCGTCCAAAGAGTTCGCCGACGGCTTTAACAACCACTGGGCCAACAAGATGATGTGCGGTACCGGCCCAATGATTTTCAAAGAATGGGTTTCCCAGCAGCGGCTTGTGTTGGTACGGAATCCCGATTACTGGGGGAATCCTTACTACTTCAGCGGTGTTGTCTACCGGTGTATCTCCAACCCCAACACCAACACCCAAATGCTCCTGCAAAATCAACTTGATTTCGCTGGAATCCCCGACAAAGACCAGTTTCTCCAGGCTAAGCAACATCCCAACGTTTTGGCGAAGAAAGTGAACCTGGTGGACTTTGCATATCCGGGCTACCGGTACATCGGCTACAACCTGACGAAACCGGTCTTCCGGGACAAGGAATTCCGCTGGGCTCTGGCCTACGTCATTCCCGTGGACACAATCATCGAGAAGGTCTTCCGCGGACTGGCGGAACGGACCACAGGACCTTTCCTCCCTGGCAGCAGCTCTTACGATAGCTCGCTTCCGCCCATTCCTTACGATCCAACCAAGGCCAAAGAGCTACTTACCAAGGCAGGCTGGCAGGACACGGACAATGACGGCGTGCTGGATAAAGTGATTGATGGCGTCAAGGTTCCTGCCCGCTTCGAACTCATGATCTACACCGACGCTCCCAGCTACCGACAGATCGCCGAGATTATCAAAGAGGAGTGTCGGAAAATCGGCATCGACGTCCAGATCGCGCCCACCAAGTGGAATCTGATGCTGCAAAAACTCCGCAAACGGGAGTATGAAGCAGCCATGCTGGGCTGGGCGCTCTCCTGGAAGCAGGATCCCTTCCAACTGTGGCATTCCAGCCAGGCGGAGGTTCCCGACAGTTCCAATCACGTGGCCTACCGCAACCCGGAGGTGGACAAGCTCATCGAGGAACTGCGTGTGACCATGGACGAGCAAAAACAGCACGAGCTATACAAGCAAATCCACCGACGGATTTACGAAGATCAACCCTACACTTTCCTGTTCACAGATCGGGCGACGGGAGGGTACGATACCCGGCTGCAAAACATCAAGTTTTACAAGATTCGTCCCTGCTACGACAGCCGCGAATGGTATGCGTCCCGGCCGCGTGCCGTGGGACCGTGA
- a CDS encoding ABC transporter ATP-binding protein, with protein sequence MPVSAQSENMQSQTTRLDPLLRVENLRTYFFTEEATLRAVDDVSLEIYPGRTLGLVGESGCGKSVTALSIMRLVAPPGQIVGGKITYHDEDGVRVLTQLSEPEMRKVRGGKIAMIFQEPMTSLNPVFTVGSQILEAIRLHHREEGNRGGRISAERAKQLMIDSLKQVGIPDAEKRWRDYPHQFSGGMRQRVMIAMALACRPKLLIADEPTTALDVTIQAQILELLREIQQKQRMAILIITHDLGVVAELAHEVAVMYASKIVERAPVETLFTQPLHPYTVGLLRSRPRLGEDKGKKLATIKGNVPNPKDFPPGCKFHPRCDYCQEICRQQEPELRVLAPGHWVRCHFAGELSFDDVPTNRNNG encoded by the coding sequence ATGCCCGTTTCTGCCCAATCCGAAAACATGCAGAGTCAAACGACACGGCTGGATCCCCTGCTCCGGGTGGAGAACCTCCGCACATACTTCTTCACCGAGGAAGCCACTCTCCGCGCCGTGGATGACGTCTCGCTGGAGATATATCCGGGACGAACGCTGGGGCTGGTCGGTGAATCGGGGTGCGGCAAGTCGGTGACCGCCCTGTCGATCATGCGGCTGGTGGCGCCGCCCGGCCAAATCGTCGGCGGCAAGATCACCTACCACGATGAAGACGGCGTCCGCGTCCTCACCCAACTCAGTGAGCCAGAGATGCGGAAAGTGCGGGGCGGCAAAATTGCCATGATCTTTCAGGAGCCGATGACTTCCCTCAACCCGGTTTTCACGGTGGGCTCCCAGATCCTGGAGGCGATCCGACTCCACCACCGCGAAGAGGGAAACCGCGGCGGCCGAATCTCCGCGGAACGTGCCAAACAATTGATGATTGACTCACTCAAGCAGGTGGGGATTCCCGACGCGGAAAAACGCTGGCGGGACTACCCGCACCAGTTTTCTGGGGGGATGCGGCAGCGCGTGATGATCGCCATGGCCCTGGCGTGCCGGCCAAAACTGCTCATCGCCGACGAACCCACCACGGCCCTGGACGTCACCATTCAGGCTCAGATTTTGGAGCTTCTTCGAGAAATTCAGCAGAAGCAACGAATGGCCATCCTCATCATCACCCACGATCTGGGGGTGGTCGCGGAGCTGGCACACGAGGTGGCGGTCATGTACGCCTCCAAAATTGTGGAGCGGGCTCCCGTGGAAACCCTGTTCACGCAGCCGCTCCACCCATACACGGTGGGCCTTCTCCGATCGCGTCCCCGCCTGGGAGAAGATAAAGGGAAAAAGCTGGCCACCATCAAGGGGAATGTCCCCAATCCCAAGGATTTCCCGCCCGGTTGCAAGTTTCATCCCCGCTGCGATTACTGTCAGGAGATTTGCCGGCAGCAGGAACCAGAACTCCGCGTCCTGGCCCCCGGCCACTGGGTGCGGTGTCACTTTGCTGGGGAACTTTCGTTCGACGACGTTCCGACCAATCGAAACAATGGCTGA
- a CDS encoding ABC transporter permease subunit, with amino-acid sequence MWSYIVRRLLLMIPTLFGITVVSFCIMQLAPGDPLLMQLGATGLAGQTTQTREAYLIQKRDLKLDRPLLLNFRYFRDYSQAVYWAGYYRVASQSQIAAELAVLAHDPTRLPNGHERLAFLRSLGIPRFRARLEDPAEHARLAQAVAAYVQVFCEDLGHHGVPFAVRLLESPDVDRQVKIGLIHALNSMVVEPFVFTYSARPREEETPYVVGAWRLWWKRTESTTRPLSSTERAELESRFHALCQMSQTQLLEELDYLDPQTVRFFAEKLLGDSTLREKFVASLALRRLVREPLRLDVPADAPESLVEEVAENWIAHYELYRQRYEPPFLLRVAYVFTDTQYAHMVWRLVTFQFGRSATKTREPVATKIWNAVIVSAPLILMAELVTYLIAIPAGIIAAVKRNTLTDRAISLTLFLLYSIPSFVAAMLLLLFFCYGDYLKWFPMIGLHSQGAENFSWPRYLLDYLWHAFLPVMCLSLFSLAGLAMYARTSMLEVISQDYIRTARAKGLSEFTVIFKHALRNALIPILTLFSSFLPALLGGSVLVEYIFGIHGMGRLSWESIEQKDYPTLMALIYIDAIIVLLSILLTDILYVLVDPRITFSAQGEEK; translated from the coding sequence GTGTGGAGTTATATTGTCCGCCGCCTTCTGCTGATGATCCCCACCTTGTTCGGGATCACGGTGGTGTCATTCTGCATCATGCAACTTGCGCCGGGAGATCCCCTTTTGATGCAGCTTGGGGCCACCGGGCTGGCCGGCCAGACCACTCAAACCCGCGAGGCGTATCTTATTCAAAAGCGGGATCTCAAGCTCGATCGGCCTCTCCTGCTTAACTTCCGGTATTTTCGCGATTATTCGCAGGCGGTGTACTGGGCCGGATACTATCGGGTAGCCAGCCAATCCCAGATCGCTGCCGAACTGGCCGTCCTGGCCCATGATCCGACGCGGCTGCCGAACGGCCACGAGCGTCTCGCGTTTCTCCGTTCGCTCGGGATTCCTCGGTTTCGCGCTCGCCTGGAAGATCCCGCGGAACATGCCCGCCTCGCCCAGGCCGTGGCGGCCTACGTGCAGGTATTCTGCGAGGACCTGGGCCATCACGGCGTCCCATTTGCCGTCCGGCTGCTCGAGTCCCCAGATGTGGATCGGCAGGTCAAAATCGGACTCATCCATGCCTTGAATTCCATGGTGGTGGAACCGTTCGTCTTTACCTATTCCGCCCGGCCAAGAGAGGAGGAAACACCGTACGTGGTCGGCGCCTGGCGGCTGTGGTGGAAGCGAACAGAATCCACCACCCGGCCTCTCAGCAGCACGGAACGTGCCGAACTGGAATCTCGTTTCCACGCCCTTTGCCAGATGTCCCAAACTCAGCTCCTTGAAGAGCTCGATTACCTCGATCCGCAAACAGTTCGTTTCTTCGCGGAAAAACTTCTGGGTGATTCGACACTTCGGGAAAAATTCGTGGCCAGCCTGGCCCTGCGACGGCTGGTCCGCGAGCCGCTTCGGCTGGATGTGCCCGCCGATGCTCCCGAGTCCCTCGTGGAGGAAGTGGCGGAAAACTGGATCGCCCATTATGAGCTTTACCGGCAGCGCTACGAGCCGCCTTTTCTCCTTCGAGTGGCCTACGTGTTCACAGATACTCAGTATGCCCACATGGTGTGGCGTCTGGTCACGTTCCAGTTCGGTCGGTCGGCCACCAAAACCCGGGAACCCGTGGCCACCAAGATCTGGAATGCGGTGATCGTCTCGGCGCCGCTCATACTGATGGCCGAGCTGGTCACCTACCTGATCGCCATCCCCGCCGGGATCATTGCCGCTGTCAAACGCAACACCCTGACGGATCGCGCGATCAGTCTGACGCTTTTTCTTCTTTATTCCATCCCGTCCTTTGTTGCCGCCATGTTACTGTTGCTCTTTTTTTGCTACGGGGATTATCTCAAATGGTTTCCCATGATTGGGTTGCACTCCCAAGGTGCGGAAAACTTTTCCTGGCCACGATACCTTCTGGACTACCTCTGGCATGCTTTCCTGCCTGTTATGTGTCTGTCGCTTTTCAGTCTGGCGGGGCTGGCGATGTATGCTCGGACGAGCATGCTGGAGGTCATCTCGCAGGACTATATCCGTACTGCTCGGGCCAAAGGGCTTTCCGAATTTACCGTGATCTTCAAGCACGCTTTGCGGAACGCGCTCATTCCCATTCTCACGTTGTTTTCCAGCTTTTTGCCCGCGCTTTTGGGCGGGAGCGTTCTTGTCGAGTACATCTTTGGAATACACGGAATGGGTCGTCTGAGCTGGGAATCCATAGAACAGAAAGACTATCCCACGCTGATGGCGCTCATCTATATCGACGCCATTATCGTTCTATTGAGCATCCTTTTGACGGACATTCTCTACGTGCTGGTGGATCCGCGGATTACCTTTTCCGCTCAGGGTGAGGAGAAATGA
- a CDS encoding ABC transporter permease: MTSGQSYWQIVWKQFRKNPFSVGSLWVLAVLFLIAIFAPVLACNIPFYYHDERGTAWPWFRALFNPEETVDYWFNLAMVAFFPWLIGVVIHALRYRRRYPEKLLPVGKYAAVYALAILGLGGIFMIPGVRPDNRYRARTFPEEEFARQGTARAVYPLIPFGPTEQDMDSPVKPPFYRKPRFTTNPNTGEQVLFWRKSNDGFPHILGTDDVGRDVLVRMIYGLRISLTVGFVAVGIYMVIGIVLGAIAGYYGGFVDILISRIIEVIMLFPAFFLILTLVGLLGQSIYIIMVVIGLTGWPTVARLIRGEVLKQRNLDYVAAARATGATNLRVLFWHVLPNSLSPAMVAAPFGIAGAIITEAGLSLLGFGVRLPAPSWGLLLRQGSENYHYWWLVVFPSLAMFITVTAFNLVGNGLRDAMDPRLRI; this comes from the coding sequence ATGACCTCCGGTCAGTCCTACTGGCAAATTGTGTGGAAACAGTTCCGCAAGAACCCGTTTTCGGTAGGGTCTTTGTGGGTTCTGGCGGTGCTCTTTCTGATTGCCATTTTCGCCCCCGTCCTGGCCTGCAATATTCCGTTTTACTACCACGACGAGCGCGGGACGGCCTGGCCGTGGTTCCGCGCACTCTTCAATCCCGAGGAAACGGTGGACTACTGGTTCAACCTGGCGATGGTGGCCTTTTTCCCCTGGCTGATTGGCGTGGTCATCCACGCTCTTCGCTACCGTCGCCGTTATCCGGAGAAGCTGCTTCCTGTGGGAAAGTACGCCGCGGTCTACGCCCTGGCCATTCTGGGACTTGGCGGCATTTTCATGATTCCCGGCGTCCGCCCCGACAATCGCTACCGTGCCCGAACATTCCCGGAAGAGGAGTTTGCCCGTCAGGGGACAGCTCGGGCTGTGTATCCCCTGATTCCTTTCGGGCCGACCGAGCAGGATATGGACTCCCCCGTCAAACCCCCGTTTTACCGCAAGCCGCGGTTCACAACAAATCCCAACACCGGGGAGCAAGTCCTGTTCTGGCGAAAGAGCAACGATGGCTTTCCTCACATTTTGGGCACAGACGACGTGGGCCGGGATGTCCTCGTGAGGATGATCTACGGTCTGCGGATTTCCCTCACAGTTGGTTTCGTGGCGGTGGGCATTTACATGGTCATTGGGATCGTGTTGGGGGCTATTGCGGGCTATTATGGTGGGTTCGTGGACATCCTCATCTCGCGTATCATCGAGGTGATCATGCTGTTTCCGGCATTCTTTTTGATCCTGACTCTCGTGGGTCTGTTGGGCCAGAGCATTTACATCATCATGGTGGTGATCGGATTGACCGGTTGGCCGACCGTCGCCCGGCTGATTCGGGGCGAGGTCCTGAAACAGCGAAATCTTGACTATGTTGCGGCCGCCCGAGCGACTGGCGCGACGAACCTCCGCGTGCTGTTCTGGCACGTGTTGCCGAATTCGCTTTCCCCGGCGATGGTCGCCGCCCCCTTCGGGATTGCAGGCGCCATCATCACCGAGGCGGGGTTAAGTCTGCTGGGTTTTGGCGTCCGCCTCCCTGCCCCAAGCTGGGGCTTGCTTCTCCGCCAGGGAAGTGAGAACTATCACTACTGGTGGCTGGTGGTCTTCCCCTCGCTGGCGATGTTTATTACCGTGACGGCCTTCAACCTGGTGGGTAACGGACTTCGCGACGCCATGGATCCCCGACTGCGCATTTAG